The segment CCGACGACGCTTCGCTGTCGCCTCGCCCACACGCTTGTTCAGGACTCATGTAATGGGGTGTTCCCAAAACTTGGCCCGTCCTAGTGACTAACGTTCCTTCGCGGTGCCATTTGGCCAGCCCAAAGTCCGTGATCAACGGCCGGCCGCCTTCGCTCAATAGGATATTTTCCGGCTTCAAATCACGGTGGACGATTCCGGCGCGGTGAGCGTAAGCGACCGCACGAGCGATGTCGCGAACCGTCCGTGCGGCGATCTCGTCATCGAAATTTTTGGTGTCGACGCGATGCTGTAAGGTTGGCCCTTCGACCAGCGTCATCGAAAAGTACTCGTAGCCCTCCCAGGATCCGATTTCATGGATCGCGATGATTCCGGGATGATGCAGCCGTGCCGCGGCTTCGGCTTCGATGTGGAACCGCGTTCGTTCTTCGCGACTGGCCAAGACACCGCTGCTAATCAGCTTCAGCGCGACTGGTCGGTCCAGCCCTTGTTGGCGAGCTCGATAGACGACCCCCATGCCGCCGCGAGCAATCTCGGCCTCGATTTGATAGGGGCCAACCCGGGTGCCAGCCAACGAAACCGGTGCCGCTGGCTGTGACTCGCCGAACCATTCTCGATTGCGAAAAAAGCTCTTCAGGTCGGACGAATACTGCGGATAGGCACGCAAATAGTCGGCCGGATCGGGTTCCTGGCCCTGCTCAATTCGCTCTAGATAGTCGGCCATGACGGACTCAAAGTCCGGCAATCCCTGCGGCAAAGTGCTCATATTCCGATTATGTCAGATTCCAGCCCCAAATGCGCGAGTGATACCGACGCTGGTGGGCTCTGGCACCTAAGCTTCCCACGACCTTCTTGCCTTACAAATACGCATCAAACCTGACGACCATCATGGAAATCCTGCTGTTCCTCATTGTGATCTGGGCTTTCGTCACGATAGTCGGGCACGGCAGTTGGGTGATGATCCGCGGATTGATCCGACTTTTCACAGTCAAAGAGCCCCAAAACAGCCCGCCAGACGATGCCACGTCCGAGCAGCGTGACCTGGCGGCCACCCACCGAGTCGTCAGCCGATTGATGGGCAAAGGTTTCATCGACACCGCCCGAGGAATCGAACTGCGAGAAACCCTACGAGACTTGGAATGGAACCGGATCCCAAAGACCAAGACCAAGACCAAGACCAAGACCAAGACCAAACAGACAACGAAACAAGGTACTGCTGCTGAAACCGTCGATACAACCACTGCAACTGATAACACCCAATCAACCGCGATTCAGCCAGCTTCAGAATCGATTACTGAAGAACTGCCGATCAACGCCGAGTCGCTCGCCAGTGAAGAAATAGCGAGCGAAAGGATTGCTGATGTCGAAATCATTGACGCAGTCTTAGTCAGTGATGAAACGAATGAAGAAGCGTTGCCTGCGACGCCTACGCTTTCGATTTCGGAAGTGATCGGTTCATTTCTGGCCGCACGAAACATCCGCTGGGGCGAGTTGGTTGCCGGCATGCTGATCGTAATCTGCTCGATCGGGCTGGTCATCAGTCTTTGGAACACCCTGATTGAAACGCACCCTGCGATTCCGTCGTTGATTTTCCTAGCCGCCAACGCAGCGATCTACGCCAGCGGTTTCTACACGCTCGGTCGATGGAAGCTGCGACACACCAGCCGCGCCGTGTTGGTGATCGCATCACTGCTAGTCCCGCTAAGTGTGCTAGCGGGTCTGGCCGCGACAGGCACTGGCGGTAGCGCAGTTCACCTGAACGATCCCGTTACACTGATTACGATTGCGGTCGCGGGATCAATCTACCTTTGGCTGGTGTACCGAGGCGGCAAGGCACTGGTGCGCCGCCACTTGGCGGCGGCGATGACTTTGGCGGTTGCTGGACCAACCGTGATCCTGCCACTGATGCCAGCGGGCGTTCGTACGTTCGGCGACAACGCCGGCTGGATCGTCGCAGTTGCCTCGATCGTCGTCGCGATCGCAGTATCACTGGTTGCACGAATGGGACTGCGAAAACCCACCATGGGCACGTCGCACGTTCGATCCCACTTCATGGTGATCGGGCTCGGCGTGTTCTCGCTCGCCATCGCCGTCGGATACACCATTTTTATAACCGGCCCATCTCAACCGATGGCGATTGCGATCGCAACGATTCCTGCCCTGGTCGCGATATCCGGCGCCGCACGACTCTTGATGTCATCTGCACGAAGCGCGGTCGGTTCGGTGACTGCTGCGATCATTTGTGTGATTTGCTTGGGTGGTTCCGTTGCGATTCTGCCACCAGCAATGAAGAGCTCCGGTTGGCTGTGGTGCTGGGCCTTGGCTTGGACGATCAGTGGCTTGATGCTCGGACGCTGGTTGCGACAGCCACTGATGGTTGCTCTGGCGACAGCACCGATTGGGCTAGCAGCCATGCTGACGTCGCCGACTTGGATCAGTGGCTTGCCGTGGAACGAAATTAACTTGTTGCGACGAGTCATCGGCGGGGAACCGATGCTCGTCGCCGCAGGTGTTGGCGTCATCTCAGCCGCGATCGCTTGGGCAATGCGTGCCCGATCGATTTCGCGATGGATGAGAGTATCCGCCGGCGGATGGATCGGCTTGGCTACGATTTCAGCCATGTGTTTGTCCGTGTCACCAGCGGCATCGATGGGTGTCGTTCCGGTTTGGACCGTGACCGCCGCCCTAGCAGTCGGAACACTGGCCGGAGCATGGATTTCGCAAAGTGAGTCACGTGGTCAGCGCCAAGCCGGTCTAATCCTGGGCGGTGCGGCGACCGTCCTTGGCTGGATGTCGATTCTGCATCCTTGGTCAATCGGCCAGCAAATGACGATCAATTCGATGTCGATCTGGATGCAGGTTGGCATCGGTTCGGCCGTGACTTGGATGGCCATTTGCGAGTCCCTAAAATCAATTCGGGCGTCGCGCCGTTGGAATCACATGGCCGTCGGCGCGTGGACCATCGTCGCTATCGTGGCCTGCGCTACAACCACTCACCACGCCACCGCGTCGGCGGTATCACTGGCCGCGTGCGCCGCAGGATTGCTGTGGTCGGCAAGTGCCAGCCGATCCAACACAGCACTGCGTCTGTCCCAGATTACAACATTGGCATTCGCCACAGTGATGGGATACGCCTACTGGCCACAAACTCTGTTTCACTCCGATGCCTGGCAGTCTGGATTGGCACCTTGGGGTTGGTCAATCACATTGGCCTCGGTGGTCGCCGTTTGGCTAGTCGCCCGTGGACTGACTCGGCTTGAAAATCCAAAGCTACAAAACCGGATTGGATTTCTGAGAAGACCCGCCGCCCGCTTTGAGTTGATGCCCGACGGCCAAGCTTGGCTGGCATCGATCGGCTTGGCATTTGTTGGCGCGGTCTGGCCAATGGCAACGATGTTGCTTGCGATTTTCCGCGAAGACAACTTCACTGAATCACCGATCGCACTGCCGATCGTCGCAATGATTGGCCTAGCCGGCCTCGTTGCCTGGCAAAAGACGCAACGTATTGACCGAGAGCCTAACGCCTGGGAACAAGGTGCCGCAGCCCTCGTTTCCGCGTCAGCACTGACGTGGTCGATTGGTCGTGGCGTGGCATCGATGCCAATGGGTGCACCGGAGCATTTGGTGCTTGCGACTTCGCTGATTGCGATAACAGGGTGGTTGGCAGCCTACTTGCGAAGCACCTTCAAAGCGGTCGGTGTTGCCGCGCCGGTGGCGATTGCCATCTCATCAGCCGCGTTGCTGGCCAAGTACTGGTGGACGCCCATCCTTGCCAGCCAGCTTGCCCCTTGGTTCCCCGCCGTTGCCGTCGGAACTTGGTGGGGAATCAGCGCGATCATACTGTTGAACAAGTCTCGACAACAACAATCGATCCAGTGGTCTGCGGCTTCCGCTGCTCTGACTGCAATTGCCGCGATCGTTTTGTCTGCGACCTTGACCCGATCACCCGTGACCTGGATTCAAGTCGCGTCCATTGGTTTGATCGTCTGGTCGACCTTGGCCAGAACGCTTGCGATTCGCTTCCCAGAACCTGCGTCGACTCAAACTTTCGCAGCGGCTGTCAAAGGAAGCCTTGTTTTGGCCAGCTTGATCGGGATGGGTTCGGCGGTCGGCGTGACGGCAGCCATCCTGACTCGGTCATCGCTACTGTTGCCTTGGGCCAGCCTATCGGGCTTCACCTTATCATTATTGGTATTGATCATTTTGACGGTACCCAAGACTCAAGAGTTCCTTGGCTTTGGTGGCACGCGTGCCGAACTGGCTTGGCCATTTGGCATCACATTGATGGCTGGCCAAGTGGCCTATGCAGCGTATGCGATGGGTTGGTTGAGCGGGCCGCCACTGATTGTGGTGATCGCCAGCGGCTGGCTGCTTGGCTCGGCCGCCTCCGTTTGCCGGTCGGCCTGGAACTCGCTCTATCGTCCCGATGATCGTTCACCATCAATGCGAACGATCGACCTAGTACACACCGCAATGGTTGCCGCCTTGACGTTTGGCTTGGCATGGTCGAGCGGGCGTCTGACGCTGGTTGCCGTGACGCCATGGCTCGTCATTGCTTCGCTTGCACTGACGGGATTCCAAGTTGCACTGATCCAAACCTGCCAGAACCACGGAACCGCGACGCGACGATTCTCTCAAAGCATCGGCTGGTTCACCGTGATCGCCAGCTTCCTTGCTTGGCAGAACTTGGTTCCATCGACGTCCGGCGAATGGGTGCTGGTCACCGTCGCAGTGGTCTGGGCGACTGGATGGTGGATTGTTTGGCGGATCAGCAGTTGGCGACAAACCAACCCCAAATCTGCTAGCCCTGACGCAGGACTGGTCAGCTTGCTGACGATCGCCGTGATCGGCGAAATCTCGAACGTTGTGCTGGGCAGTACCGCGTTCCCCGTTTCAGGCTTAGCCGAAATCTCACTTTGGATTCGCTTGGCCGCCTACGCAGCCATCCCCATCGTGGGCATCGCACTTTCCAAACGCCAGCTTAGCCAGGGAAACTTGGTTGCCGTCGGGGTCGCCTCGTTGACATTGCTGTCTGTTCACACGGCGAATGAGTTCGAAACCGACATGCAGATCCGCTGGATGGTGGTGGCGCTTTCGTCTGGGTTCGCCGTGGCACTGGTTTCGCACCTGCTGCCGCTGCTCACTGGAAAAGCTTGGACGCCAGCATCGCCGGCCACCACCAATCCACAGATGAAGACAACGGTAAACACGTCGCAGGTCGCATCACTGGTCGCAATCACGGGTATCGCCGCATCGGTTTTCATGATCGCGTTCGACGTCGCCGATCAACGTCACCTTTGGGTCACTCAGTTGACGGTGTTGTCCGTCGCGATGGCAGCTTGGGCGATGGCAGTGCTTGCCGAAATTTCAATGCAGTCTCGCATG is part of the Rubripirellula reticaptiva genome and harbors:
- a CDS encoding DUF2339 domain-containing protein, which translates into the protein MEILLFLIVIWAFVTIVGHGSWVMIRGLIRLFTVKEPQNSPPDDATSEQRDLAATHRVVSRLMGKGFIDTARGIELRETLRDLEWNRIPKTKTKTKTKTKTKQTTKQGTAAETVDTTTATDNTQSTAIQPASESITEELPINAESLASEEIASERIADVEIIDAVLVSDETNEEALPATPTLSISEVIGSFLAARNIRWGELVAGMLIVICSIGLVISLWNTLIETHPAIPSLIFLAANAAIYASGFYTLGRWKLRHTSRAVLVIASLLVPLSVLAGLAATGTGGSAVHLNDPVTLITIAVAGSIYLWLVYRGGKALVRRHLAAAMTLAVAGPTVILPLMPAGVRTFGDNAGWIVAVASIVVAIAVSLVARMGLRKPTMGTSHVRSHFMVIGLGVFSLAIAVGYTIFITGPSQPMAIAIATIPALVAISGAARLLMSSARSAVGSVTAAIICVICLGGSVAILPPAMKSSGWLWCWALAWTISGLMLGRWLRQPLMVALATAPIGLAAMLTSPTWISGLPWNEINLLRRVIGGEPMLVAAGVGVISAAIAWAMRARSISRWMRVSAGGWIGLATISAMCLSVSPAASMGVVPVWTVTAALAVGTLAGAWISQSESRGQRQAGLILGGAATVLGWMSILHPWSIGQQMTINSMSIWMQVGIGSAVTWMAICESLKSIRASRRWNHMAVGAWTIVAIVACATTTHHATASAVSLAACAAGLLWSASASRSNTALRLSQITTLAFATVMGYAYWPQTLFHSDAWQSGLAPWGWSITLASVVAVWLVARGLTRLENPKLQNRIGFLRRPAARFELMPDGQAWLASIGLAFVGAVWPMATMLLAIFREDNFTESPIALPIVAMIGLAGLVAWQKTQRIDREPNAWEQGAAALVSASALTWSIGRGVASMPMGAPEHLVLATSLIAITGWLAAYLRSTFKAVGVAAPVAIAISSAALLAKYWWTPILASQLAPWFPAVAVGTWWGISAIILLNKSRQQQSIQWSAASAALTAIAAIVLSATLTRSPVTWIQVASIGLIVWSTLARTLAIRFPEPASTQTFAAAVKGSLVLASLIGMGSAVGVTAAILTRSSLLLPWASLSGFTLSLLVLIILTVPKTQEFLGFGGTRAELAWPFGITLMAGQVAYAAYAMGWLSGPPLIVVIASGWLLGSAASVCRSAWNSLYRPDDRSPSMRTIDLVHTAMVAALTFGLAWSSGRLTLVAVTPWLVIASLALTGFQVALIQTCQNHGTATRRFSQSIGWFTVIASFLAWQNLVPSTSGEWVLVTVAVVWATGWWIVWRISSWRQTNPKSASPDAGLVSLLTIAVIGEISNVVLGSTAFPVSGLAEISLWIRLAAYAAIPIVGIALSKRQLSQGNLVAVGVASLTLLSVHTANEFETDMQIRWMVVALSSGFAVALVSHLLPLLTGKAWTPASPATTNPQMKTTVNTSQVASLVAITGIAASVFMIAFDVADQRHLWVTQLTVLSVAMAAWAMAVLAEISMQSRMRHIAVGMAMTTAALMASIGTSTVDHPLLETAMRWFVAAVVVIPMWLFAFPKLAGQQISQRWSSAFRGGAISGVVAAIGSLAVMLVIEAIVRQSGEIDGVSRTMVGGVAVSLALLSGLSGLVAVLSGPGMTWQSTWNLSDRTRQSLVIASQCIGAICWLHLHLCKSPWALIGLRAYWPLIVMSLAFASVGITEWARRRGDRVIETTLKQTALYLPLIPLIGFWFSGGFTGEWDWAFIGDKVRYDAVLALGAIYYLAISAIWKSTLPRISAVVLANAALWVMLVQQPNWGFLTHPQAWLIPPAVCVLAVTHFYRQRLSHATTSAIRYAATLVIYISSTADMLIAQIGTSISGPIVLIVLALTGMLAGVVLRVAPFLYLGAIFVFLGAASMVRHAQQSIDAVWPWWVFGITTGVLILVGLTMLEKNKPRLKSYAQSLDQ